The DNA segment TCCACATAACTTGGGTGAATTAATTGATGGATTAGTTGCATTGATTCACAATCCAGAAATTACTGATAACCAGTTAATGCAATACATTCCTGGACCTGATTTTCCTACAGGAGGACAGGTATTAGGCACAAGTGGAATTCGCGAAGCTTATACGACAGGGCGTGGTTCTATTACCATGCGTGGTGTCGCTAATCTGGAAACAATCGAACAACGCGGACGACCCGATCGCGAAGCGATTATCATTACTGAACTGCCATATCAAACCAACAAAGCCGCATTGATCGAACGCATTGCGGAAATGGTTAACGAAAAGCGGTTAGAAGGTATTGCTGATATCCGAGACGAAAGCGATCGCGATGGGATGCGAGTTGTCATTGAGTTGAAAGGCACAGCTTACCCGCGTGTTGTTCTCAATAACTTGTATAAGCAAACGCCTTTACAAGCCAACTTTGGAGCCAATATGCTGGCTTTGGTAAATGGCGAACCGCAATTACTCACCATCAAGCAGTTCCTAAATGTCTTCTTAGACTTCCGCATTGAAGCAATTAGTCGCAGAACGCGCTATGAACTGCGCAAAGCCGAAGAACGCGATCACTTACTGCAAGGTTTATTAATTGCTCTTGCCAACTTGGATGGAATTATTGAATTAATTCGCCATGCAGCAGATGCCCCAACTGCACGTCATGAACTGATCGAAAGATATGGTTTATCTGATGCCCAAGCAGATGCAATCTTACAAATGCAATTGCGACGCCTCACAGCATTAGAAGCTGAGAAAATTCGTCAAGAACACGAGGAATTACAAGTACAGATCGCCGATTTACGCGATATTTTGGCACGCCGCGAACGTGTTTTAGAAATTATTGAAAACGAAGTTACTCAGATTAAAGCAGCTCATGCAACGCCGCGCCGTACAGTTATTGAACCTGATAAAGGTGAGATTGGCGATACTGATTTAATTGCAAACGAGAAAGCTTTAATTCTTGTTACTGAGCAAGGTTACATCAAGAGAATGCCAGTGAATGCCTTTGAGGCACAAAGTCGGGCAACTCGTGGCAAAGCCGCAACCCGCATGAAAGAAGATGACGGCATTGAGCATTTCTTAACATGTTGCGACCACGATAGTGTTTTATTCTTTAGCGATCGCGGTGTTGTTTATTGCCTCAAAGCTTACCAAATTCCTATTGGTTCGCGGACAAGTCGCGGTACGCCAATTGTCCAAATGCTACCAATTCCCAAGGGAGAAAAAATTACATCGGTTGTTCCAGTCAGCGAATTCAGTAGTGATGAATATCTCGTCATGCTGACGCGGGGCGGTTACATCAAAAAAACTGAACTCAGTGCCTTCAGTAATATTCGGGCAAATGGCTTGATTGCAATTTCTTTAGAAGAAGGCGATCAACTGCGTTGGGTACGACGGGCACGTGTAGAAGATAGCATTATCATCGGTTCGCGCTATGGTATGGCAATTCATTTTAGAACTGATCACGAGCAACTACGTCCTCTTGGTAGGGCAACACGCGGTGTAAAAGCAATGAAACTGCGTGAGGGAGACGAACTTATCGGTATGGATATTCTTCCTAGTTCAGTCTTGGCAAACATTAATGATAGTGTCACTGCGGATACTGAAGAAGATATTGAGATTGAGGATGAGACAGAAGACAATGGCGAATTGCTGGAAAACAGCACGCAAGGTCCGTGGGTGTTAATTATTACAATGGGTGGTTACGGTAAGCGCGTACCAGTCACTCAATTCAAATTATACAATCGAGCAACAAAAGGTAAGATTGCAACTAAGTTCAAAGCACGCAAAGGATTTAAAGATCAACTAGCCGCATTGAGGATTGTGAATGAAGTTGATGAACTCATGATGGTGACAAGTCGCGGAATTATTATCCGTCAAGCTGTCAAAGCTATATCACCACAATCGCGTTCTGCTACTGGCGTACGCGTGCAGCGCTTAGACGAAGACGATGCGATCGCTGCTGTTGCTTTAGTTCCTCCTGATGTTAGCGAAGCAACAGAGTCAGATAACTAAGGGCTACAGACCAGCAAAATGCCGATTGTGAAAACGAGATTGAGTAAACAGTACGATCAGAGGTGGGCAATGCTTGCCTCTGGTTTTCTTGCTTTAGCTGGTGGTATGCTCATGGGGCTGACTGTCGCCCCTGTCGAAGCATGGTTTTTGGCATGGATCGCACTAGTCCCTTTATGGGTATTGGTTGCATCTCCCACAAAACGAAAAACTAAACTACTCTCAGCGGTACTGTGGGGAATTGGCTATCACGGTATCGCTTTATCTTGGATTACTGGCGTTCATCCGATGATGTGGATGGGAGTCCCGTGGCTTGCAAGTATTGCGATCGCACTATTTTGCTGGGCTGCGATTACACTTTGGGGCGCAGTCTTAGTAACAATTTGGGCAGTCTGTATGACTGTTTTCAGCCAAGGTTCAGGAATCACCCGCATTCTCATTGGCATTGCATTGTGGTGTGGTTTAGAAAGTTTATGGAGTTTAGGACCTTTATACTGGACTTCACTGTCCTACACTCAAAGCCCTCATAACTTAGTCATTCTCCATCTAGGACAACTTTCTGGTTCCCTCACTGTTACAGCTGCAATTGTTGCAGTCAACGCCTTATTAGCTGAAGCATGGATGAAATATGAGAGATCAGGCGGGGGTTGGGGGTCAGGGATCAAGGATAAAAGGGCTGCAATAAGAGTATTTGCCAGTGGCTGCATACTTTTTGTGACGTTACATCTTGTTGGGTTTGGTTTATATAATCGCCCTTTGGTACAACAACCAGAGACTGCTTTGAGAGTAGGAATTATTCAAGGTAATATTCCTAATCCGATCAAACTTTATCCTGAAGGATTGCGACGAGCGATCGCAGGTTACACTGAAGGCTATCTTACCTTAGTTGATCAAGGAGTTGAGGCAGTTCTGACACCAGAAGGGGCTTTACCTTTTATGTGGAGTGAGGTACAGCGTACTTCTTTGTACTCGGCCGTACAAGAAAAAGGCGTAACCGCTTGGATCGGTGCATTTGGCGAACAAGGACAAAGTTACACCAACAGCATATTTACTCTTACTGAAAAAGGCGAATTCAGTCGCTACGACAAAGTCAAATTAGTACCGATTGGTGAATACATTCCATTTGAACAGGTTTTAGGAGGATTAATTCAACGGTTGTCTCCCCTAGAAGCTAGACAAGTACCAGGTTTGCCAGATCAAATATTTGACACACCTTTTGGACGTGCGATCGCCGTAATTTGTTATAGTTCTGCGTTCCCTGAACAAGTACGATATCAAGCAGCAGCAGGCGGACAATTTATCCTCAGCGCTGCAAACAACGCACATTACAGCCCTTCAATGCCAGCACAACACCATGCTCAAGATACCATGCGAGCAATAGAAACAGAGCGTTGGGCAGTACGCGCAACAAATACAGGTTACTCAGGTATTGTCGATCCGCACGGTAGAACATTGTGGATATCTGACATCAACACTTACGAATTACATGCAGAAACAATCTATCGACGTACTACACAAACTTTATATGTTCGTTGGGGAGATTGGCTGACACCTTTACTATTAGGATTAGCTGTAGTAGTTAAATTGACTGAATTGTATGTAAGTTACCCTAATTCAAGTGAAAGATAGCCGTTAAGTATAGGCAAGCAAGTTATCTACCCCACATCTTAATATTAAATAGATATTACATAAGCTACACATCATTTAAATACGCTTGAATATAATTAGCTAAAATTTTTGGTTGTTCTAATTGGGGAACATGACCGCAATTCTTTAACCAAATTAGTTGAGAATGTGCGATCGCCTGTTGAAACTTCGTTGCATCATTTACACTCAAAGTATCATCGCGATCTCCCCATAAAATCAGTGTAGGTTGACTAATTTCGTGAATTTTATCTGCTAAATCACCATATCCACCACTTTTCATAAAACTCAGCATTGCTTCATACCAATTAGGCATATCTAAATGTAATGATGCACAACGTATTGCTTCTAGAGAATCCGAGTAATTTCCCCAGTAGAGTGCTTGAAGTTTACGCTGTCGCCAATACTCTATTGCTAAATAATCAAAAGGTGAAAACAAAAACTTACCAAGCGGAAAATCACCACTAAAACCTACACTATTAATCAAAATTAATTTTTCCACTGCTTGCGGATAATCCAATGCAAAATCAATTGCTGTTGCGCCTCCCATCGAAGCACCAACTAATGTCAATGGTTGATCGATCAGCTTCCAGAAACTATTAAGATGAGCTTTAATTGAGTTTGGATTGTATTCAATTTCTCTCATTCTTTCAGTAAAACCAAATCCGAGTAGATCGACTGCCCAAGTCTGACGAGATTTAGCGAGTAATGGTAGAAGATAGCGAAACTCTAAGACTGAACTATCAAATCCATGTAGCAGTAAAATTGGTTTACCTGTACCTTGACACACATAAGCTGTCGCGATCGCCTGTTTACTCAACGAAGTTACAATCGACTTACGCTGAATACTTTGAGCTAAAGCAATTGCTGCCTTTTCCTTAAGTAGCTGTACTTGCGATGGTAGAAAGGTAGGAAACATATTTTTAAACAACTTTAACTTTGCTGGCAGCTTGTAGTGCTTTTTCTCTTGCTTCCTCTACATTTATACCTTTAGCCAAGGCTACTCCCATTCGTCGCCCTGGGCGTGCATCTGGCTTGCCAAATAAGCGCAATTCAACATTTTCTGCTAAAGCCTCTGCAACACCAGTATATGAAACTCGATTGGCGTATTCATGAGCTAAGATAACTGCACTTGCTGAAGGTGCTAACAATTCAATTTGCGGTATCGGTAATCCTAAAACAGCCCGCAGGTGTAACTCAAACTCATTAAGATTTTGCGAAATTAATGTTACCATGCCTGTATCATGAGGTCGAGGTGAAAGTTCCGAAAATATGACTTCATCTTTGGTAACAAAAAACTCTACTCCAAAAATTCCTGCACCACCCAAAGCATCAGTAACTTTTTGGGCGATCGCCTGTGCTTCAACTAATAACTCATTTGAAATTTTAGCAGGTTGCCAAGATTCTTGATAATCTCCATTTTCTTGACGATGTCCAATTGCTGGACAAAAAAATGTTGGCGCATTCCACTGCTTAATTGTTAAGAGTGTAATTTCAGTTTGAAACTGAATAAATTCTTCAACAATAAGTTTTTGACTATCTCCTCTGGAATTTTTTATGGCATAATTCCAAGCTGTTGTTACTTCCTCAGGTTGATAAACTACTGCTTGACCTTTTCCTGATGAAGACATAATTGGTTTAACTACATTTGGAAAACCAATAACTTGAGCAGCGG comes from the Gloeocapsopsis sp. IPPAS B-1203 genome and includes:
- the lnt gene encoding apolipoprotein N-acyltransferase: MLASGFLALAGGMLMGLTVAPVEAWFLAWIALVPLWVLVASPTKRKTKLLSAVLWGIGYHGIALSWITGVHPMMWMGVPWLASIAIALFCWAAITLWGAVLVTIWAVCMTVFSQGSGITRILIGIALWCGLESLWSLGPLYWTSLSYTQSPHNLVILHLGQLSGSLTVTAAIVAVNALLAEAWMKYERSGGGWGSGIKDKRAAIRVFASGCILFVTLHLVGFGLYNRPLVQQPETALRVGIIQGNIPNPIKLYPEGLRRAIAGYTEGYLTLVDQGVEAVLTPEGALPFMWSEVQRTSLYSAVQEKGVTAWIGAFGEQGQSYTNSIFTLTEKGEFSRYDKVKLVPIGEYIPFEQVLGGLIQRLSPLEARQVPGLPDQIFDTPFGRAIAVICYSSAFPEQVRYQAAAGGQFILSAANNAHYSPSMPAQHHAQDTMRAIETERWAVRATNTGYSGIVDPHGRTLWISDINTYELHAETIYRRTTQTLYVRWGDWLTPLLLGLAVVVKLTELYVSYPNSSER
- the gyrA gene encoding DNA topoisomerase (ATP-hydrolyzing) subunit A — translated: MTSQDRIIPTDLRNEMSRSYLEYAMSVIVGRALPDARDGLKPVHRRILYAMHELGLTADRPFRKCARVVGEVLGKYHPHGDGSVYDALVRMAQDFSMRLPLINGHGNFGSVDNDPPAAMRYTECRLQAFTGDALLRDIESETVDFTDNFDGSQQEPIVLPARVPQLLLNGASGIAVGMATNIPPHNLGELIDGLVALIHNPEITDNQLMQYIPGPDFPTGGQVLGTSGIREAYTTGRGSITMRGVANLETIEQRGRPDREAIIITELPYQTNKAALIERIAEMVNEKRLEGIADIRDESDRDGMRVVIELKGTAYPRVVLNNLYKQTPLQANFGANMLALVNGEPQLLTIKQFLNVFLDFRIEAISRRTRYELRKAEERDHLLQGLLIALANLDGIIELIRHAADAPTARHELIERYGLSDAQADAILQMQLRRLTALEAEKIRQEHEELQVQIADLRDILARRERVLEIIENEVTQIKAAHATPRRTVIEPDKGEIGDTDLIANEKALILVTEQGYIKRMPVNAFEAQSRATRGKAATRMKEDDGIEHFLTCCDHDSVLFFSDRGVVYCLKAYQIPIGSRTSRGTPIVQMLPIPKGEKITSVVPVSEFSSDEYLVMLTRGGYIKKTELSAFSNIRANGLIAISLEEGDQLRWVRRARVEDSIIIGSRYGMAIHFRTDHEQLRPLGRATRGVKAMKLREGDELIGMDILPSSVLANINDSVTADTEEDIEIEDETEDNGELLENSTQGPWVLIITMGGYGKRVPVTQFKLYNRATKGKIATKFKARKGFKDQLAALRIVNEVDELMMVTSRGIIIRQAVKAISPQSRSATGVRVQRLDEDDAIAAVALVPPDVSEATESDN
- the purT gene encoding formate-dependent phosphoribosylglycinamide formyltransferase, which codes for MILTLPRKFLLLGSGELGKEFVIAAQRLGNFIVAVDRYANAPAMQVADGCEVISMLNGDDLEAVIEKHQPDFIIPEIEAIRTEKLLEFEQRGITVIPTAKATNFTMNRDRIRELAHVQLGIRTAKYAYAASLDELVTAAQVIGFPNVVKPIMSSSGKGQAVVYQPEEVTTAWNYAIKNSRGDSQKLIVEEFIQFQTEITLLTIKQWNAPTFFCPAIGHRQENGDYQESWQPAKISNELLVEAQAIAQKVTDALGGAGIFGVEFFVTKDEVIFSELSPRPHDTGMVTLISQNLNEFELHLRAVLGLPIPQIELLAPSASAVILAHEYANRVSYTGVAEALAENVELRLFGKPDARPGRRMGVALAKGINVEEAREKALQAASKVKVV
- a CDS encoding alpha/beta fold hydrolase, translating into MFPTFLPSQVQLLKEKAAIALAQSIQRKSIVTSLSKQAIATAYVCQGTGKPILLLHGFDSSVLEFRYLLPLLAKSRQTWAVDLLGFGFTERMREIEYNPNSIKAHLNSFWKLIDQPLTLVGASMGGATAIDFALDYPQAVEKLILINSVGFSGDFPLGKFLFSPFDYLAIEYWRQRKLQALYWGNYSDSLEAIRCASLHLDMPNWYEAMLSFMKSGGYGDLADKIHEISQPTLILWGDRDDTLSVNDATKFQQAIAHSQLIWLKNCGHVPQLEQPKILANYIQAYLNDV